The following are from one region of the Paenibacillus bovis genome:
- a CDS encoding S-layer homology domain-containing protein encodes MKLVNRQKLIATAIILGITATPFTSSPWSTSTAFAAQADTASMTEVRTLGLMTGGAKGDFMPDKVLTRAEMAKILCNIFELNVNKESKTSYLDVSSANWSAPYIEAVQAAGYMQGSGELFYPNQAVTRQELITSLVKAMDLHSEMADNSSPSAMDIARSYGLAIADSTTDANAPLSRQTSADLFIQLLDHPVGQVDAQGSTVRVGNIPYKVDGDLQGLFGIENGSVLKGAKLNIDRSQRTVTNINTIELNSNGGVFDGKGISFSGNLIVNGSVTLKNIQSTGNLQINGDQGTKLTAKLDNSSWGNVMISSMDSILQASGSSKVGKLTLSNTATVQTEDTASIQQLTIQPDLKKLTLNGTVDVLDASLYNGSPLVTLQPAAVVGNITLSKDKSANDVILNYGAQKSAVSMINGTKNTENPAPAANTTSGAKKKDKDKEKDQEIIGLDVSHLLSGVNKANELLHTKDMPELGEVPTLWQDMLVQAVDTATQVLNKTDNTQKDIDSAVEALNTATELYTSSQNALYSYYDLLMTVRQVPGDYTDAGRFPFKERMMNFAMDYYNPLTSKAQFDDYSAAIAQMKMQFEQIKDVDFTELNLMLRNIDNLSNNLANTEDAAKLTDMYNRYTNEMHKLMTQDEVNGLLQQLTEEFHASGLDQPIHSGGDYHVKLQSLTMEVHQLLYSQNDQLDRYMRPEFLTISEVLNKASMSLMDPDALWTEEEAYNNLSAAWATFKPAYDQKVIDLYNNLSKQVNHIDNVMEEYGQYMSEYDAHQLKSRRAAAVELLDSNNASVSTLGYTLSLTNDILKNVNLKNPTRLQAVVDQAKMEYTKYAMYHDEYYGNGSYKDNMNFYGVLGYAEALITSENARQSNLDEYEIRLKEALADYSTDWILPNMITNAVNNAHYNLDRAANTSDQYYLNLKNASEKMQSRSSDISFLELRDLYINLVETNRAYEQRPTEVSDEPVSSIPGDSSETPATDPNPSAPASGTEETTPASGTETAPATDTPAAQEPAKETTPDSGSGQTSQPVDNNQPPTSFEPADQHYDYSAPPKNNEAQAEAPTPVVAAEPETTEAP; translated from the coding sequence TTGAAATTAGTTAATCGTCAGAAATTAATCGCTACAGCTATCATCCTGGGTATTACTGCAACTCCTTTTACATCTTCTCCATGGTCTACATCTACAGCTTTTGCTGCTCAAGCGGATACGGCTTCGATGACCGAAGTACGTACGCTTGGATTGATGACAGGTGGAGCCAAAGGCGACTTTATGCCTGATAAAGTACTTACACGTGCTGAAATGGCCAAAATTCTGTGCAATATATTTGAATTAAACGTGAATAAAGAGTCCAAAACCTCCTACCTGGATGTATCCTCAGCCAACTGGAGTGCACCTTATATAGAAGCTGTTCAGGCTGCCGGTTATATGCAGGGCAGTGGCGAACTGTTTTACCCGAATCAGGCGGTAACCCGTCAGGAACTGATCACTTCCCTGGTGAAAGCAATGGATCTGCATAGTGAGATGGCAGACAACTCCTCTCCAAGCGCGATGGATATTGCACGTTCGTATGGATTGGCTATCGCAGATAGCACTACGGATGCCAATGCACCGCTGAGCCGCCAAACCAGTGCAGATCTTTTTATCCAGCTGCTGGATCATCCGGTAGGTCAGGTCGATGCACAGGGCAGTACAGTGCGTGTCGGCAATATTCCTTACAAAGTAGATGGCGATCTGCAAGGTCTGTTTGGCATCGAGAACGGCAGCGTTCTAAAAGGAGCCAAATTAAACATTGATCGCAGCCAACGGACCGTAACAAATATCAACACGATTGAATTGAATAGCAACGGCGGCGTTTTTGACGGTAAAGGCATTTCCTTTAGCGGGAACCTGATCGTTAATGGCTCGGTGACTCTCAAAAATATCCAGTCTACAGGCAATCTGCAAATCAATGGAGACCAGGGTACCAAGCTGACAGCAAAGCTGGATAACAGCAGCTGGGGCAATGTAATGATCTCCTCGATGGATTCGATCCTACAAGCATCCGGCAGCTCCAAAGTCGGAAAACTGACGCTGAGCAATACAGCTACTGTACAGACAGAAGATACCGCGTCGATCCAGCAGCTCACCATCCAACCGGATCTGAAAAAGCTCACCCTGAATGGTACAGTCGATGTATTGGATGCTTCCCTGTATAACGGCAGCCCTCTTGTTACGCTGCAGCCAGCTGCTGTAGTAGGTAACATTACCCTGTCCAAAGATAAATCGGCCAACGACGTTATTCTTAACTACGGTGCCCAAAAATCAGCGGTATCCATGATCAATGGTACCAAAAACACCGAGAATCCTGCTCCTGCTGCCAATACGACTAGCGGCGCTAAGAAAAAGGACAAGGATAAAGAAAAAGACCAGGAAATCATCGGTCTGGATGTCTCCCACCTACTGTCTGGCGTGAACAAAGCGAATGAGCTGCTTCATACCAAAGACATGCCAGAACTGGGCGAAGTGCCTACCCTCTGGCAGGATATGTTAGTGCAAGCAGTCGATACAGCTACACAGGTATTGAATAAAACGGATAATACCCAGAAAGATATTGATTCTGCTGTCGAAGCTTTGAATACAGCTACTGAACTGTACACTTCTTCCCAAAATGCACTGTATAGTTATTACGATCTTCTTATGACGGTGAGACAAGTACCAGGCGACTATACGGATGCAGGTCGTTTCCCATTCAAAGAACGTATGATGAATTTCGCGATGGATTATTACAATCCTTTGACAAGCAAAGCGCAGTTTGACGATTACTCTGCAGCTATTGCCCAGATGAAAATGCAGTTCGAGCAGATCAAAGATGTTGATTTCACTGAACTGAATCTAATGTTGAGAAATATAGATAATCTGTCCAATAATCTGGCTAACACTGAAGATGCCGCGAAGTTGACGGATATGTATAATCGTTATACCAATGAAATGCATAAGCTGATGACCCAAGATGAAGTGAACGGTCTGCTGCAACAACTGACTGAGGAGTTCCACGCAAGTGGTCTGGATCAACCGATCCATTCGGGTGGAGACTATCATGTCAAACTGCAGTCGCTGACAATGGAAGTTCATCAATTGCTCTATAGCCAAAATGATCAACTGGATCGTTATATGAGACCCGAATTTTTGACAATTAGTGAGGTATTGAACAAGGCCAGCATGTCATTAATGGATCCTGATGCTCTGTGGACCGAAGAAGAAGCTTATAACAATTTGAGTGCAGCCTGGGCTACTTTCAAGCCTGCCTATGATCAAAAAGTTATAGATCTATACAACAACCTCTCCAAACAGGTGAACCATATCGATAATGTTATGGAAGAGTATGGTCAATATATGTCTGAATATGATGCTCATCAGCTTAAGTCGCGGCGGGCAGCTGCAGTAGAATTGCTGGATTCGAATAATGCCAGTGTAAGTACGTTGGGATATACACTGTCACTTACCAACGATATATTGAAAAATGTAAATCTTAAAAACCCGACTCGCCTTCAGGCTGTGGTCGATCAAGCCAAAATGGAATATACCAAATATGCCATGTATCATGATGAATACTATGGCAATGGTAGCTACAAGGATAATATGAACTTCTATGGTGTTCTCGGTTATGCAGAAGCATTAATAACAAGTGAAAATGCGCGCCAGAGCAATCTGGATGAGTATGAAATCAGATTAAAAGAAGCACTGGCAGACTATAGTACCGATTGGATTCTTCCAAATATGATCACTAATGCGGTAAATAATGCTCATTATAATCTGGATCGTGCTGCTAATACCTCCGATCAATACTATCTGAATCTTAAGAATGCTAGCGAGAAGATGCAATCGAGAAGCTCCGATATTTCTTTCCTGGAACTACGGGATCTGTATATCAACCTGGTAGAGACCAACCGTGCATATGAACAACGTCCGACTGAAGTTAGTGATGAGCCGGTATCTTCTATCCCGGGCGATTCTTCCGAAACACCAGCTACTGATCCGAATCCATCTGCTCCAGCTTCCGGCACAGAAGAAACCACGCCTGCTTCTGGAACAGAAACAGCACCTGCTACCGATACTCCGGCTGCACAGGAGCCTGCAAAAGAAACAACACCGGATTCAGGCAGTGGGCAGACTTCGCAGCCTGTAGATAACAACCAGCCGCCAACTTCGTTTGAACCTGCTGATCAGCATTACGATTATTCCGCACCGCCGAAAAACAACGAAGCTCAAGCAGAAGCACCGACACCAGTCGTAGCTGCAGAACCGGAAACTACAGAAGCTCCGTAA
- a CDS encoding universal stress protein: MYQHIILAADGSDNSIRAAVETVKIAAIAPEAVIEIVFAADPSRVKDEVLHSHTHDEIEYNRQQKLQPVAKVLTEANLHPKITIINGDPGPSIVQYAQKQQADLIIIGTRGLNALQEFVLGSVSHKVVKRAHCPVLIVK, translated from the coding sequence ATGTATCAACATATTATACTCGCAGCTGACGGATCGGATAACTCGATACGAGCTGCTGTGGAGACCGTCAAAATCGCTGCTATCGCGCCAGAGGCAGTCATTGAAATTGTGTTTGCTGCTGATCCATCAAGGGTAAAAGACGAAGTGCTGCATTCCCATACGCATGACGAAATCGAGTATAACCGTCAGCAAAAGCTACAGCCTGTCGCAAAAGTATTAACCGAAGCGAATCTGCATCCAAAGATCACCATTATTAATGGCGATCCGGGGCCATCGATTGTCCAATATGCGCAGAAGCAGCAAGCCGACCTGATCATCATCGGCACGCGCGGGCTGAATGCATTGCAGGAGTTTGTACTGGGTAGCGTCAGCCATAAGGTAGTCAAGCGTGCACACTGTCCGGTACTTATTGTAAAATGA
- the bcp gene encoding thioredoxin-dependent thiol peroxidase, whose protein sequence is MSELQQGQPVPDFTLEASEGREISLSDYRGKKVVLYFYPKDNTTGCTQQACDFRDSTAGYEQYGAVVLGISPDSVTSHDKFAVKHELPFPLLSDPDHAVAEAYGVWQLKKMYGKEYEGIVRSTFLIDEEGNLQQEWRNVKVKGHIEKVLEAVRGEG, encoded by the coding sequence ATGAGCGAACTGCAACAGGGGCAACCGGTTCCCGATTTTACTCTAGAAGCGTCCGAAGGACGTGAAATCTCCCTTAGTGACTACCGTGGCAAGAAGGTAGTCCTATACTTTTATCCGAAAGACAATACAACTGGCTGCACCCAGCAGGCCTGCGATTTCCGCGATAGCACAGCCGGATACGAGCAGTACGGTGCTGTGGTGCTGGGCATCAGTCCGGATAGCGTAACCTCCCACGACAAATTTGCCGTCAAACATGAACTGCCATTTCCACTGCTTTCCGATCCCGACCATGCTGTTGCTGAAGCCTATGGCGTATGGCAGCTGAAAAAGATGTACGGCAAGGAGTACGAAGGCATTGTACGCTCCACTTTCCTGATTGACGAAGAGGGCAACCTCCAGCAGGAATGGCGCAACGTGAAAGTGAAAGGACATATCGAGAAGGTGCTTGAGGCTGTACGAGGCGAAGGATAA
- a CDS encoding DedA family protein has protein sequence MGFMDYLQSLLTEHGYLVLFLGLLLEFIALPFPGEPTMAYAGYLSYMGTLNIALVLLCAFAGTTIGMTITYFIGKKAGLPFMRKYGKWMLLPEHKLDKAQKWFNKYGYTLVFVGYFIPGVRHFTGYFSGIMNYKFWRFAAYAYSGALVWVGLFIALGKIFGPQWSMIFQWIHDYSFEAIATLVGLVLAVFIVKYRRWLGIQLVNRFGKKKPDDSARE, from the coding sequence ATGGGATTCATGGACTATCTGCAATCACTTCTTACCGAGCATGGCTACCTGGTGCTATTTCTGGGACTGCTGCTTGAATTTATCGCGTTACCTTTTCCCGGAGAGCCGACGATGGCATACGCGGGTTATTTATCCTATATGGGCACTCTTAATATCGCGCTGGTCTTATTGTGCGCTTTTGCAGGCACCACGATCGGGATGACCATCACGTATTTTATCGGGAAAAAGGCGGGGTTGCCATTTATGCGCAAATACGGCAAATGGATGCTACTCCCGGAACACAAGCTCGACAAAGCGCAAAAATGGTTCAACAAGTATGGCTATACACTCGTGTTTGTAGGTTATTTTATACCGGGCGTGCGGCATTTTACAGGTTATTTCTCCGGCATTATGAATTATAAATTTTGGCGGTTCGCTGCCTATGCCTATAGCGGTGCGCTGGTCTGGGTCGGCTTGTTTATCGCACTCGGGAAGATTTTTGGACCGCAGTGGTCGATGATTTTCCAATGGATTCACGATTATTCATTTGAAGCGATAGCGACTCTGGTCGGTCTTGTGCTGGCGGTGTTCATTGTGAAATATCGCAGATGGCTAGGGATTCAGCTAGTGAACCGGTTTGGGAAGAAAAAACCGGACGATTCGGCGAGAGAATAG
- the guaA gene encoding glutamine-hydrolyzing GMP synthase, translated as MNSPNEIIVVLDFGGQYNQLIARRIRDLGVYSELLPFNTPVEKIRELAPKGIIFSGGPSSVYAEDAPHVDPAIYDLNVPIFGICYGMQLMAQQLSGKVERSAKREYGKSDVDFMPHCALNKGMESSHTVWMSHGDHVVGLPEGFVVDASTESAPIAAMSNAERHLYAVQFHPEVRHSVFGNEMIRNFLYEVCQCHGEWSMQTFIEDTIKEIREQVGNKNVLCALSGGVDSSVVAILLHKAIGDQLTCMFIDHGLLRKGEAESVMETFVGKFDMKVVKIDAQERFLSKLAGVDDPEQKRKIIGNEFIYVFDEESKKLGDFAYLAQGTLYTDIVESGTATAQTIKSHHNVGGLPEDMEFELIEPLKALFKDEVRKVGEECGLPRAIVWRQPFPGPGLAIRVLGEVTEDKLQIVRDSDYILREEIAKAGLENEIWQYFTALPNMKSVGVMGDARTYSYTVGIRAVTSIDGMTADWARIPWDVLEKISVRIVNEVDNVNRIVYDITSKPPATIEWE; from the coding sequence ATGAACAGTCCAAATGAAATAATTGTTGTCCTTGATTTTGGTGGACAATACAATCAGTTAATTGCAAGACGTATCCGTGATCTTGGTGTATACAGTGAGTTACTGCCGTTCAACACCCCTGTCGAGAAAATCCGTGAACTGGCGCCAAAAGGGATTATCTTCTCCGGTGGCCCATCCAGTGTGTACGCGGAGGACGCGCCGCATGTCGATCCGGCGATCTATGATCTGAATGTGCCAATCTTCGGTATTTGTTATGGTATGCAGCTAATGGCTCAACAACTGTCCGGTAAAGTAGAACGTTCCGCTAAGCGCGAGTACGGCAAGTCCGATGTGGACTTCATGCCGCACTGTGCACTGAACAAAGGTATGGAATCCAGCCACACGGTATGGATGAGCCATGGTGACCATGTGGTTGGTCTGCCAGAAGGCTTTGTCGTGGATGCCAGCACCGAGTCTGCACCAATCGCAGCGATGAGCAATGCAGAGCGTCATCTGTATGCAGTGCAGTTCCATCCGGAAGTGCGTCACTCTGTATTCGGTAACGAAATGATCCGTAACTTCCTGTACGAAGTCTGTCAGTGCCACGGCGAGTGGAGCATGCAGACATTCATCGAGGATACCATCAAGGAAATCCGCGAGCAGGTAGGCAACAAAAACGTATTGTGCGCACTGAGCGGCGGTGTCGATTCTTCCGTGGTAGCGATTCTGCTGCACAAAGCGATCGGCGACCAGCTGACCTGTATGTTTATCGACCATGGTCTGCTGCGCAAAGGTGAAGCTGAGAGCGTAATGGAGACGTTTGTCGGCAAATTCGATATGAAAGTAGTCAAAATCGATGCACAGGAGCGCTTCCTGTCCAAACTGGCAGGCGTAGACGATCCAGAGCAAAAACGTAAAATCATCGGTAACGAGTTTATCTATGTATTTGACGAAGAATCCAAAAAGCTGGGCGACTTTGCGTATCTGGCACAGGGAACCCTGTATACGGATATCGTAGAGAGCGGAACCGCTACAGCACAGACGATCAAATCTCACCATAACGTCGGCGGTCTGCCAGAAGATATGGAATTTGAACTGATCGAGCCACTGAAAGCACTGTTCAAAGACGAAGTACGTAAAGTCGGCGAAGAATGCGGTCTGCCACGTGCGATCGTATGGCGTCAGCCGTTCCCAGGTCCGGGTCTGGCGATCCGTGTGCTGGGTGAAGTAACGGAAGACAAACTGCAAATCGTTCGTGATTCCGACTACATCCTGCGCGAAGAAATCGCCAAGGCCGGTCTGGAAAACGAAATCTGGCAGTATTTCACAGCGCTGCCGAACATGAAGAGCGTCGGCGTTATGGGTGATGCACGCACGTATTCCTACACGGTAGGTATCCGCGCTGTAACCTCCATCGACGGTATGACTGCAGACTGGGCACGTATTCCATGGGATGTACTGGAGAAAATCTCCGTACGTATCGTTAACGAAGTGGATAACGTCAACCGTATTGTGTATGATATTACTTCGAAACCACCAGCAACGATTGAGTGGGAATAG
- a CDS encoding SRPBCC family protein, translated as MPIITHDIYIEAPVEVCFDLARNVDIHMQTTASTNERAVSGRTSGYMEKGEEVTWEAVHFGIRQRLTAKIIHMEKPHIFVDVMVSGAFHSFRHTHKFIKLGAGTVMKDHFEYKSPLGILGNIADFLFLKKYMTRLLTVRAQELKRLAESESGRAQY; from the coding sequence ATGCCGATCATTACGCACGATATCTATATCGAAGCGCCGGTTGAAGTTTGTTTTGATCTAGCTCGAAATGTAGACATACATATGCAGACAACAGCAAGTACGAACGAGAGAGCGGTAAGCGGCAGAACAAGCGGCTATATGGAGAAAGGTGAAGAAGTCACCTGGGAAGCAGTTCATTTCGGTATTAGACAGCGGTTAACAGCGAAGATCATACACATGGAGAAGCCGCATATTTTTGTGGATGTGATGGTTAGCGGCGCGTTTCATTCCTTTAGACATACGCACAAGTTTATCAAGCTTGGAGCAGGTACAGTAATGAAGGATCACTTTGAATACAAATCGCCTCTTGGTATACTGGGCAATATCGCTGACTTTTTATTTCTCAAAAAGTATATGACCCGCTTACTCACTGTTCGTGCTCAGGAATTGAAAAGACTGGCCGAATCGGAAAGCGGCAGGGCACAATATTAG
- a CDS encoding MepB family protein, translating to MNNPFASLAWLRSILSQANKQEIANLHMENQNFAYEGMTFKIGKYTFRSRRAKPTPKKKGYFVVFWEKDSDNNNQAYSYEDCPDHVIVHVIEHKQKGQFIFPRELLLKHGVLRTDDRKGKMAIRVYPDWEKDLNTSASSTQKWQLPYFIKGTTAAEIDALQNWYLKL from the coding sequence ATGAACAATCCCTTTGCTTCGTTAGCGTGGTTGCGTTCTATTCTGTCACAGGCGAATAAGCAAGAAATTGCAAATCTACATATGGAAAATCAAAATTTTGCCTATGAAGGCATGACTTTTAAAATAGGAAAATATACATTCCGAAGCAGACGCGCTAAACCCACGCCCAAAAAGAAAGGTTATTTTGTAGTGTTTTGGGAAAAAGATAGCGATAACAACAATCAGGCTTACAGCTATGAGGACTGTCCCGATCATGTCATCGTTCATGTAATAGAACATAAACAAAAAGGACAGTTCATTTTCCCCAGGGAACTTCTGCTGAAGCATGGTGTGCTGCGTACAGATGATCGAAAAGGAAAAATGGCGATACGTGTATATCCCGATTGGGAAAAGGACCTAAATACATCTGCCAGCTCGACGCAAAAATGGCAGCTGCCGTATTTTATAAAAGGAACGACAGCTGCAGAGATAGATGCTCTCCAAAATTGGTATTTGAAATTATAG
- a CDS encoding DUF3290 domain-containing protein, producing MNFYTITYLEGQSTINLYLKYIFIFVALIILLIVFSLYLRHRIQTKYRDLSIILLLVIVFLIGVQYSDYTRDQSTYSKYSQMVQFMHQMAKDQHLDETTLSVNATTLSDGIILKAQDTYYAARFTSDMNAYTLQEVYLVNPDIKMVDR from the coding sequence ATGAACTTCTACACCATCACCTATCTGGAAGGTCAATCCACGATCAATCTGTACCTGAAATACATCTTTATCTTTGTCGCGCTGATCATCCTGCTGATCGTATTCTCGCTCTATCTGCGCCACCGGATCCAGACCAAATACCGCGATCTCAGCATCATTTTGCTGCTGGTCATCGTTTTCCTGATCGGTGTGCAGTATTCCGATTATACCCGGGATCAGAGCACGTATTCCAAGTACTCGCAGATGGTGCAGTTTATGCACCAGATGGCCAAGGATCAGCATCTGGATGAGACGACGCTCAGCGTCAATGCGACCACACTCAGCGACGGCATTATTCTCAAAGCCCAGGATACCTACTACGCGGCTCGTTTTACTTCCGATATGAATGCCTATACGCTTCAGGAAGTCTATCTGGTAAACCCGGATATCAAGATGGTCGATCGATAA
- a CDS encoding DUF421 domain-containing protein, with protein METYYPVIIKLALGILCLIFQINLMGKGNLAPTSAMDQVQNYVLGGIIGGVIYNEAVTPLQFFLVLIIWTLLVFIIKFLKEHNRYVKRIVDGRPVTLVVNGNVEVGACLRCGMSANELMFKLRSAGIYEINHVKRAIMEQNGQLTIIQYGDENIRYPIIVDGQANQDVLDLIHKDIHWLEAQVKQRKYNSLSDIYLGEYISGELRLHGYSK; from the coding sequence ATGGAGACCTATTATCCTGTCATTATCAAGCTGGCACTCGGTATTCTTTGCCTGATTTTCCAGATCAATCTGATGGGCAAAGGTAATCTGGCGCCAACTTCGGCTATGGATCAGGTACAGAATTATGTGCTCGGTGGCATTATTGGCGGCGTGATCTATAACGAAGCAGTCACACCGCTGCAATTTTTCCTCGTCCTGATTATCTGGACGCTGCTCGTATTTATTATCAAATTTCTCAAAGAACATAACCGTTATGTCAAACGCATCGTCGATGGCAGACCGGTTACCCTGGTCGTCAACGGCAACGTTGAAGTCGGCGCCTGCCTGCGCTGCGGCATGTCTGCCAACGAACTCATGTTCAAGCTGCGTTCTGCCGGCATCTACGAGATCAACCATGTCAAACGGGCGATCATGGAGCAGAATGGACAACTCACCATTATTCAGTACGGCGACGAGAATATTCGTTACCCGATCATCGTCGACGGCCAAGCCAACCAGGATGTACTGGATCTGATTCACAAAGACATCCACTGGCTCGAAGCCCAGGTCAAGCAGCGTAAATACAATAGTCTGTCCGATATTTACCTCGGCGAATACATTTCCGGCGAACTTCGCCTGCACGGTTACAGTAAATAA
- a CDS encoding nucleotide excision repair endonuclease, whose product MIQITIPTPNVSITKQINPELSHIYGFTDFHLISREVGGIYMFYNEQDELLFVGKARKLRPRIKKHFEDTVSPIKEHRDEVTRIDVCIVEDPTEREIYETYIINSLQAKYNVDKVFYK is encoded by the coding sequence TTGATCCAGATTACTATCCCTACGCCTAACGTATCGATCACCAAGCAAATCAATCCGGAACTTAGCCATATCTATGGGTTTACCGATTTTCATCTGATTTCCCGCGAAGTAGGCGGCATTTACATGTTCTACAATGAACAGGACGAGCTGCTGTTTGTCGGCAAAGCCCGTAAGCTCAGACCACGTATCAAAAAGCATTTCGAAGATACCGTATCCCCGATCAAGGAACACCGTGATGAGGTTACCCGTATCGACGTATGCATCGTGGAAGACCCGACCGAGCGAGAGATTTACGAGACGTATATCATCAACAGTCTGCAAGCCAAGTACAATGTGGACAAAGTCTTTTATAAATAA
- the rluF gene encoding 23S rRNA pseudouridine(2604) synthase RluF encodes MRINKYISESGITSRRGADKWINEGRVTINSAVAELGSQVEAGDDVRVDGKPIKVEQENVYIALNKPVGITSTTERHIKGNIVDFVNHPLRIFHIGRLDKDSDGLILLTNDGDIVNEILRAENKHEKEYIVTVDRPITQAFLNKMASGVEILDTVTLPCKVTQQSKYVFKIILTQGLNRQIRRMCSALGYEVHGLRRTRIMNIHLGNLAIGQWRDLTPAELDQLFRDLDYTPRSQ; translated from the coding sequence GTGCGAATTAATAAATATATCAGCGAATCCGGCATTACTTCCCGCCGGGGAGCAGACAAATGGATCAATGAAGGAAGAGTAACGATCAATAGTGCCGTGGCAGAACTGGGCAGCCAGGTCGAAGCCGGAGACGATGTACGAGTAGATGGCAAGCCAATCAAGGTAGAACAAGAAAATGTATATATTGCGCTGAACAAGCCTGTAGGCATTACGAGCACAACAGAGCGTCATATCAAAGGGAATATCGTGGATTTTGTTAATCATCCGCTGCGTATTTTCCATATTGGTCGTCTGGACAAAGACTCGGATGGGCTGATTCTGCTGACCAATGACGGAGATATCGTCAACGAAATTCTGCGTGCCGAGAACAAACATGAAAAAGAATATATCGTGACAGTGGATCGGCCGATCACTCAGGCATTCCTTAACAAAATGGCATCGGGCGTGGAAATTCTGGATACGGTCACTCTGCCATGCAAAGTGACTCAGCAGTCCAAATATGTATTCAAAATCATCCTCACCCAGGGGCTGAATCGTCAGATTCGCCGTATGTGTTCGGCACTCGGTTATGAAGTTCATGGACTGCGCCGTACCCGGATTATGAATATTCATCTGGGCAATCTGGCGATCGGGCAATGGCGTGACCTGACTCCTGCCGAGCTGGATCAGCTGTTCCGTGATCTGGATTATACGCCACGATCACAGTGA
- a CDS encoding DUF1349 domain-containing protein, translating into MQYIPHHIDRLQEMFPPEHKAVEHDHLLLRSRPDTDFWMRTYYGFERYNGHVLYDEIKGNFEAVAELQMHPQRTYDQSGIFIGIDSANWIKTSIEFIPEESSHLGVAVTQRSYSDWSTRNVDNSIFDQRLSFRVRREGNDFFVYFRAGSVSAAGEWEQIRITHLDCPPGQPLQVGIYSASPMDKGFDTTFYHFEIQNVD; encoded by the coding sequence ATGCAATATATTCCGCATCATATAGACCGTCTGCAGGAGATGTTCCCACCGGAGCACAAGGCGGTAGAGCACGACCATCTGCTGCTGCGAAGTCGGCCAGATACGGATTTCTGGATGAGAACCTACTACGGGTTTGAACGATATAACGGACATGTGTTGTACGATGAGATCAAGGGGAATTTCGAAGCGGTCGCCGAACTGCAAATGCATCCACAGCGGACGTATGATCAGTCCGGCATTTTTATCGGGATCGATTCGGCTAACTGGATCAAGACATCGATCGAGTTTATTCCGGAAGAGTCCTCGCATCTGGGTGTAGCCGTGACCCAGCGCAGCTATTCAGACTGGTCCACCCGTAATGTAGATAACAGCATTTTCGATCAGCGGTTATCGTTTCGGGTGAGACGGGAAGGCAATGACTTTTTCGTCTATTTCCGTGCAGGTAGCGTCAGTGCAGCCGGAGAATGGGAGCAGATTCGTATCACCCATCTGGATTGTCCGCCGGGACAGCCGCTGCAGGTAGGTATTTATTCAGCGAGTCCGATGGATAAGGGATTTGATACTACTTTTTACCATTTCGAGATTCAGAATGTGGATTAA